The window GAAAATCGTGTTAGAATAATTCATAGAAAAAGCCTTATTAAGTTAATAATTGGAGCGATATCCTAATTATATCTAAACTTAGAGGTTTTTTCTATTTTGGAAATATTTTTGTTGGACACTAGTACCCGAGAATATGGCGTAGTTTGATAGGTTAACCGAAGAAACGCCAATAAAAAATCGGAGCAAAATTTGTGCTCCGATGTTTATGTGTTGGTTATACCCAGTATATTTGGTGTATAAGGGCGATGTTGTTGCTTCGAAGCTGATCTTTTGGAAGCTTGCTGTCTTTTACGAACTGTTCAAACGCTTCCGTTCGCACTTTTTCTACGTCGGAAGCCTTGTCTATGATCGGCAGATCAAGGACCAGGCACGTGTGGACTATGCCTTGCAGGTTCTGTATATATACTACTATTACGTGCACGTTTTCACCTCGTATATCATATCTCCAGGTTCTCGAATGAGAATTTGTGCGGCGCTCTCATGTAGTCCAGCAGATACGTTTCCGGATTGCTTGGATTACTGACTTTTATGATATCTCTGAAGATCGCCGGCACCTTGATGAATTTCACGCCAAAATATTCGGCGGAATCTTCATCGCGATCGTTATCTCCTATAAAGACGAGATCGCTTATTTTTACGTCGAAATCCTTCGCGATCTTCGCAAGGTCTTTAATGCCTCTTGTCATGTCCCATCCGTAATAGATCTTTGAGATCCTGTTCTTTATCCCGATCTGTTCGAGATAGAACTCGACTTCCTTTATGCTTTCCTCTTTCGTAAGGATCGAGCCTGAGGTGGTCGCTATCACGAAACGGCAATCCGAATTTTTATCAAGAAATTCATCAAGCCCGATCCGCTTTACGATCGGATAGATGCCGCCTCCGCTAACTATCGTTTCCATCAGGTCGAATATGACTATTCTTCCCTTCTTTTTCATGTCCGTTCCTCCATTCCATTTTGTGGCGTTCAATAATGCATTTCCGCTTCATTGATTCGGTGTGTTATGAGTAGGGCGATCAATATATTCAAGATCACAAAAGAAATGAATATAGTGACCGTTAGCCACGTGCCATATATTCCCGTTCTTAGGAATATCCACGACTCAACCTTGCCCAATATTATGATCTCGCCGATTATACCGGCAAGCAGGCTTATAAGCCAGGCGAGGCCATTCCATTGCGGGTTGCCGCCTATGACTCCCGAAACTATCAATGTCAAAACAAAGCAGGCTATGGCCAATATTATTGTTGTCAGAATATACATTCCGACAAGATAGATTATCGCCAATCCTCCGGCAATGGAGCCATACGCGAAATATAATACGGCTACGATGAACGTAAGCACAAAAGCAATAAGTATTTTTCCTAGCATGATTTTTCCTCCTGGTTTTCAATGTTCTCGCGAATAAATTCGATTTTATTGCGAACGACATATTGTATCATATTCATTGTAAAAGTCAAGGTATGAAATAAGCCGCGGAAATAAGCCGCGGTCGTTGCTTGTTCAAATGACCGAAGGTTTTTTCTTGGCCGCTGTCTTCGCGGTATCTTGATTTCGGACACAGGAACAGCTTCAGAAGGCTCATGGAGCCGGCGCTTTTATACAACAAAAAAAGGATCCATGTTTGGATCCCTATTTTTTCATAAGTTCTTCGATCACTTTCCAGTGGTCGAATCCGATCTCATTTTGCTTAAGTGAATCTATTTTTTTTATGTGGATCTTTTTGGCGTCGCTGGCAGGGAAGAGGTCCTTAAGGAACTCATATCCGATGAGGTCCAAATGGAACACGGCAGAGATCCTCCGCCCTTCTCTCGGGTCTCTGTTGGGATCGTCGAGGATCGCGAGAAGCTTGAGCCTATCCGGGTCTATTTTGAGGCTGATCTCCTCGAGGGCTTCGCGCGCGCATGCGCCGCTGAGGCTCTTGTCCGAGCTTTCGAAATGTCCGCCGGGAAGAACGAGTTCGTCCTGGAACGGAGGTTTCGCCCTATTTATCAGGACGATCTCGGAGCCGTTTATGGTCAGTGCGAGGTCTGTTGTCAGGATCATTCTGTCGTATTTTTTCTCTTCCCGACCTTCTTCCTTCTGAAAGAAGGCCTGTTTTTTCGGGATATAAACGTCGCGGAGCCTCTCGTCTCCCATTACATCATTATCTCTTTTGCAGTGCGGGCACCGGAAGGTCAGCTTTTCTATGTCATAGGGTCCGTCCCTTCCTTCCGCTCTTTCCGGTCTGAAATATAGGTCGTCTTCGGTGACCAGCAATGTCGCTTTGCATTTTGCACAGACCAGCTTTTCTTCCCAATCTTCCATTTCTCTCAGTTTTATGCCTTCTTCTATTATTTTCATATTGACCTCCGTTACAGCTGTTTGAAATTCTCCTTGCTTTTCCTGTTCTTATTTATCACTTCCTGGACGTCATACGGGAAGTCTCCATTCACTCCTATGTCAGTCTCGGCTTTGCATAGCGAACAGGTGAAGGATATGAATTGCGTTGTCGTCTCGCCGTCGGTACTCTTGAAGGTATTGTAGAGATCTTCGGGGGACAGGAGCAATTTTGCCCCGCATCCTTTGCGTCCGCTTCCCTTTCCGGTGCAAGTGCGTTTGGCGGTCCAGGCTTTCGGTTTCTTTCCTTTCATTATCACTTTCATGGTCTGTTTCCTCCTATTTTTTGTTCTCGAAATATTTCTGTTTTGATGGCAGGTTGCCGCTCACTTCATAGGGAGCGTTCTCGATATCCGTTTCCACTCCGCATAGCGGACATGTGAAAGTCACATAGGCGTCCGTGCTTCCGTCGTACGAGTGGTGGTATGTCTTATACAGGTCGCTTGCTGAAACCAGGAGCTTGGCTCTGCAGCCTCCGCCTCCATTGCCATTTCCGGTGCAGGTGCGTTTGGTGGTCCATCCTTTCTGATCCCTTCCTTTTTTCAGTACTTCCATATTTTTTTCCTCCTTGTCAAAGAACTTTGTCTTCGGCGATCATGTCAGCCAATAACAACGATATTATCTCATAATATGAAAAAAGCAACATATGTAAACGTAATAAATATTGCTTAATTAATAAATATGTGCTATAATAAGGCATAAATAGGCAGATATTAACTACTATAATAAACGTAAATATGAATAATAATGCACTTACAAAACTGGAGGAGCAGGAAATCGCCGAAGCTCTGGAACAGTTCGGACTGAACGGGAAAGATCGGACTGTGTATTTTTCGCTCCTGGCCCTCGGGAGATCTTCCATCACCCCCATATCCAAATCCACAAGACTTCCACTCACGACCGTTCAGTCGGTTCTTGCGCGCTTGGAAAAGGCCGGGATCCTTGATGTGACGATGCAAAGGTCAAGGCATATATATGAAGCGAAGGATCCGCAGGTGTTCAAGAGGATCCT of the Candidatus Paceibacterota bacterium genome contains:
- a CDS encoding NUDIX domain-containing protein, whose product is MKIIEEGIKLREMEDWEEKLVCAKCKATLLVTEDDLYFRPERAEGRDGPYDIEKLTFRCPHCKRDNDVMGDERLRDVYIPKKQAFFQKEEGREEKKYDRMILTTDLALTINGSEIVLINRAKPPFQDELVLPGGHFESSDKSLSGACAREALEEISLKIDPDRLKLLAILDDPNRDPREGRRISAVFHLDLIGYEFLKDLFPASDAKKIHIKKIDSLKQNEIGFDHWKVIEELMKK
- a CDS encoding HAD family hydrolase, with product MKKKGRIVIFDLMETIVSGGGIYPIVKRIGLDEFLDKNSDCRFVIATTSGSILTKEESIKEVEFYLEQIGIKNRISKIYYGWDMTRGIKDLAKIAKDFDVKISDLVFIGDNDRDEDSAEYFGVKFIKVPAIFRDIIKVSNPSNPETYLLDYMRAPHKFSFENLEI